A stretch of Malus sylvestris chromosome 11, drMalSylv7.2, whole genome shotgun sequence DNA encodes these proteins:
- the LOC126590955 gene encoding ras-related protein RABA1f-like, translating to MAYRADDDYDYLFKVVLIGDSGVGKSNLLSRFTRNEFSLESKSTIGVEFATRSIHVDEKIVKAQIWDTAGQERYRAITSAYYRGAVGALLVYDVTRHVTFENVERWLKELRDHTDSNIVIMLVGNKADLRHLRAVSVEDAKAFAERENTFFMETSALESMNVENAFTEVLTQIYHVVCRKALEVGDDPAALPKGQTINVGNKDDVSAVKKDSCCSA from the exons ATGGCGTACAGGGCGGATGACGACTATGATTATCTGTTCAAGGTGGTGTTGATTGGCGACTCCGGCGTCGGAAAATCCAACCTTTTGTCGAGATTCACGCGCAACGAGTTCAGCCTCGAGTCGAAGTCGACGATCGGCGTCGAGTTCGCCACTCGGAGTATCCACGTTGATGAGAAGATCGTCAAGGCCCAGATTTGGGATACCGCTGGCCAAGAAAG gtACCGTGCAATTACAAGTGCATACTACCGAGGAGCTGTTGGCGCTTTGCTTGTCTATGATGTCACCCGGCATGTGACATTTGAGAATGTTGAGAGATGGTTGAAGGAGCTACGGGATCACACAGACTCCAACATTGTGATAATGCTCGTGGGTAACAAAGCTGACCTGCGTCACCTGCGTGCTGTTTCTGTTGAGGATGCTAAGGCTTTTGCTGAGAGAGAAAACACCTTCTTTATGGAGACATCAGCACTCGAGTCTATGAACGTTGAAAATGCTTTCACTGAAGTCCTAACACAGATATACCATGTAGTCTGCCGGAAAGCACTAGAGGTCGGAGATGATCCTGCAGCATTGCCCAAGGGACAGACCATAAATGTCGGAAACAAGGATGACGTTTCTGCTGTTAAGAAAGATAGTTGCTGTTCTGCCTAA